The segment ACCTCAAACAGGCGGAGCAACGCATCCGTCTTCGCCGTGGCCCGGATGGCGTTCCTGTTGCCTATTCGGCGGCACCTGCGGCTGCTCCGGCGTCGGCAGCACCAGCTCCGGCTGCGGGTGATTCGGCCCCTGCGGCTGACGACAACTCGGTTTACATTCTTAGCGAAGCCGTTGGTACGTTTTACTCGAAGCCAAAACCGGACAAGCCGAATTTCGTCAAAGTTGGTGATCAGGTCACCGAAGATACGATCGTTTGTTTGATCGAAGCGATGAAGCTTTTCAACGAAGTTCCCGCTGGTCTTTCAGGCACGATCAAAGAGATTCTGGTCAAGGACGGAGACGCGGTCGATCACGGCATGAAGCTGTTTCGCGTCGAACCGTAACGACGGTTGCGACCAATTTCGCGCCGCCTCATTTGCAGCAACGTAGCCCTGGACAGATGAAGGGCTAAAACTACGCGCTATGCACAACGCGCCAACTACAACGCGCCATCCGAACCTTCAACTTTCCGGACGTTTTCCATGTACAAGAAAATCCTTATCGCCAACCGTGGTGAAATCGCGCTCCGTGTCATTCGCGCCTGCAAAGAGATGGGCATCGAAACGGTCGCCGTTTTCAGCGAAGGAGATCGCGGATCGCAGTACCTGGAACTGGCTGATCAGGCTTTCTGCATCGGCGGCGTCAAATCGAACGAAAGCTATTTGAAATTCGATCGGATCATCAGCGCCGCAGAAGTTGGCGAAGCCGAAGCCATCCATCCGGGCTATGGCTTCCTGGCCGAGAATGCCGAATTCAATCAGGTCTGCCGCGACAGCGATTTCGACTTCATCGGGCCGACGCCAGAAGCGATGGAAATGCTGGGCGACAAAAACCGGGCTCGTGATCTGGCTCGCAAAGCAGACGTGCCAGTTGTTCCCGGAAGCGCCGGGCTTGTTACCGACACAGACCAGGCGGTAAAGGACGCCAAAGACATCGGCTACCCAATTCTGATCAAAGCGACTGCCGGCGGTGGCGGCAAAGGTATGCGGATCGCGGAAACGGAAGCAGATCTCAAGCACGCTATCGAACAGGCAGCTCAGGAAGCAGAAGCTGCGTTCGGAAACGCTGGCGTTTACCTGGAAAAGTTCATCGACAAACCGCGACATATCGAAGTCCAGGTTCTGGCCGATCACCACGGAAACGTGGTTCATCTCTGGGAACGCGATTGTTCGACGCAACGTCGTCACCAGAAACTGATCGAAGAAAGTCCATCCAGCACGCTGCCTGAAGATGCTCGCGCAGCGATTTGCGAAGCCGCGGTGCGGATGGTCAAAACGGCGAATTACCACAACGCTGGAACCGTCGAGTTCATCGTCGACAAGGACAACAATTTCTACTTCATCGAAGTCAACGCTCGGATTCAGGTTGAGCATCCGGTTTCCGAAATGGTGACAGGCATCGACCTGATTCAACAGCAAATCCGAGTTGCCGCCGGCGAGAAACTTGCTTTTACGCAAGACGACATTCCATGCAACGGAGCAGCGATCGAGTGTCGCATCAATGCGGAAAACCCGGACAAAAACTTCATGCCGTCTCCGGGCGAGTTGAAGCAAATCTACATCCCGGGTGGGCTGGGCGTTCGCTGGGATTCGCACGTCCATCAAGGATACCGGGTTCCGCCACATTACGATTCGATGATTGGTAAACTGATCGTTCATCAACCAACGCGTGAGAAAGCCATCGCCTGTATGGTTCGGGCCTTGGACGAACTTCGAATTCAGGGCATCCACACAACAGCGGGCTTCCTGAAAGACGTGTTGCTGACTGATGCGTTTGCAGATGGAACGATTGACACCAAATGGGTCGAACGCGAAATGCTGTCTTAGCGTTTCGGCGCGTCGCGCACCCAAACTTTCTTGACGACGACTGTTTGACTTAACCAGAGATTCCAAATGAAAATGTTCTCGATTGCTTCTGTTGTTTGCTGTGTCGTTGTTGGAGTCTCGTTTGCGTATGCGACGACTCAGGA is part of the Mariniblastus fucicola genome and harbors:
- the accB gene encoding acetyl-CoA carboxylase biotin carboxyl carrier protein; protein product: MPKDKDKETSIFDISRLRELIELMQEHELNEVDLKQAEQRIRLRRGPDGVPVAYSAAPAAAPASAAPAPAAGDSAPAADDNSVYILSEAVGTFYSKPKPDKPNFVKVGDQVTEDTIVCLIEAMKLFNEVPAGLSGTIKEILVKDGDAVDHGMKLFRVEP
- the accC gene encoding acetyl-CoA carboxylase biotin carboxylase subunit, which translates into the protein MYKKILIANRGEIALRVIRACKEMGIETVAVFSEGDRGSQYLELADQAFCIGGVKSNESYLKFDRIISAAEVGEAEAIHPGYGFLAENAEFNQVCRDSDFDFIGPTPEAMEMLGDKNRARDLARKADVPVVPGSAGLVTDTDQAVKDAKDIGYPILIKATAGGGGKGMRIAETEADLKHAIEQAAQEAEAAFGNAGVYLEKFIDKPRHIEVQVLADHHGNVVHLWERDCSTQRRHQKLIEESPSSTLPEDARAAICEAAVRMVKTANYHNAGTVEFIVDKDNNFYFIEVNARIQVEHPVSEMVTGIDLIQQQIRVAAGEKLAFTQDDIPCNGAAIECRINAENPDKNFMPSPGELKQIYIPGGLGVRWDSHVHQGYRVPPHYDSMIGKLIVHQPTREKAIACMVRALDELRIQGIHTTAGFLKDVLLTDAFADGTIDTKWVEREMLS